The genomic interval TAAATTCCTTGAAGAATATAATAGAACTTCAGATGAAGAATTACCACCATTAAAATATATTTTAACTAAAAAGTTTGATGGATTAACAATTAATCTTTCCTACGATGAAAATGGAGTATTAGTTACTGGAGCAACTAGAGGAACTGGGGCTATTGGTGAAGATGTCACAGCTCAGGTTAAAACTATAAAATCAATTCCATTAAAAATTGATTGTCATGATTTTCTAGAAATTCATGGAGAGGCTATCATGACTACAGAAGCCTTTGAAAAATACAATAGTGAAGCAGAGACTCCTCTTAAGAATTTAAGAAATGGAGCAGCGGGAGCTTTAAGAAATTTAAATGTAGCAGAGACAGCTAAAAGAAATTTATCAGCTTTCTTCTATGATGTTGGATATAAGGAAGGAGCTCCTTTTAAAACTTATATGGAAATGTTAAATTTCATAAAAGTTAAGGGATTTCCAATGGATGATTATATTAGGGAATGCAAAACTTTAGATGAAATTCAAAAAGAAATTGATTATATAAGAGATATAAGATTTGATTTAAATTATGATATAGATGGATTAGTTATAGCTATAGATGATATAAGAACTAGAGAACTTTTAGGATACACAGTTAAATTCCCTAAGTGGGCTATTGCATATAAATTTGAAGCACAGGAGGCTACAACTAAGCTTTTAGATGTTGAATGGAATGTAGGTAGAAGTGGAAGAGTATCTCCAACAGCTATCTTAGATCCAGTAGAGTTAGCAGGAGTTACTGTTAAGAGGGCTACATTAAATAATATGGATGATATAGCTAGAAAGGGAGTAAGATTAGGAGCTGAAGTATTTGTAAGAAGAAGCAATGATGTTATTCCGGAAATAATGGGAGTAGTTCCTGAAAGTTTAGAAGGTACAAAGGAAATTGAAGAACCAAAGGTATGTCCAGCTTGTGGAGCACATTTAGTTCATGAAGGAGTTCATATCTATTGTGAAAACACTTTAGGATGTAAGCCTCAAATGGTTAAAACTATAGTTCACTTTGCTGGAAGAGAAGCTATGAATATAGCTGGTTTTTCAGAAAAAACAGCGGAGCAATTATTTGAAAAACTTGATATAAGAGATATATCAGATCTTTATAAATTAGAATATGAAAAATTATTAGATTTAGATAAGTTTGGTCCAAAGAAAGCACAAAATCTTTTAGATGCCATAGAAAAAAGTAAAGATTGTACTCTAGAAGCATTTTTATATTCCTTAGGAATTCCTAATGTAGGAGTTAAAACTGCTAAGGATTTAGTAAAGAGATTTGAGTCTTTAGAAAACCTAGAGAAGGCTACTTTTGAAGAATTAGTATCTGTTCAAGATGTTGGAGATATAGTTGCTAGAAGTATAATAGAATTCTTTAAAGAGGAAAGAACTTTAAAAGTAATAAATGAATTATTATCCCTTGGAGTAAACCCTCATTATGAGAAAAAAGAAGTGTTAGAAAGTCCATTTATGGGAAAAACAGTAGTAGTAACTGGTACTTTAGAAAACTATTCTAGAACATCAATAAAAGAAAAATTAGAATCTTTAGGAGCAAAGGTTTCAGGAAGTGTAAGTAAAAAGACTGATTTTGTAATAGCAGGAGAAGCAGCTGGTTCAAAATATGATAAAGCTAAATCTTTAGGTGTTACTATATTAAGTGAAGAAGAATTTGAAAATATGATATAAAAAAATAAAAGCTATGTGAGTAATTTCACATGGCTTTTATTTTTCCTCTATATTTGAGTTTT from Clostridium perfringens carries:
- the ligA gene encoding NAD-dependent DNA ligase LigA; translated protein: MDKKKLIEELVEELNKYAYEYYVLGNSSVTDKDYDKKYYELVDLEKETGYKLPYSPTQRVGDVILPEFKKYTHKARLWSLDKAQTLEEIREWHNRNVKFLEEYNRTSDEELPPLKYILTKKFDGLTINLSYDENGVLVTGATRGTGAIGEDVTAQVKTIKSIPLKIDCHDFLEIHGEAIMTTEAFEKYNSEAETPLKNLRNGAAGALRNLNVAETAKRNLSAFFYDVGYKEGAPFKTYMEMLNFIKVKGFPMDDYIRECKTLDEIQKEIDYIRDIRFDLNYDIDGLVIAIDDIRTRELLGYTVKFPKWAIAYKFEAQEATTKLLDVEWNVGRSGRVSPTAILDPVELAGVTVKRATLNNMDDIARKGVRLGAEVFVRRSNDVIPEIMGVVPESLEGTKEIEEPKVCPACGAHLVHEGVHIYCENTLGCKPQMVKTIVHFAGREAMNIAGFSEKTAEQLFEKLDIRDISDLYKLEYEKLLDLDKFGPKKAQNLLDAIEKSKDCTLEAFLYSLGIPNVGVKTAKDLVKRFESLENLEKATFEELVSVQDVGDIVARSIIEFFKEERTLKVINELLSLGVNPHYEKKEVLESPFMGKTVVVTGTLENYSRTSIKEKLESLGAKVSGSVSKKTDFVIAGEAAGSKYDKAKSLGVTILSEEEFENMI